A window from Candidatus Arthromitus sp. SFB-rat-Yit encodes these proteins:
- a CDS encoding DUF4160 domain-containing protein, translated as MHEISLFYGIRITMNWNEHNQLHFHVSYADYKATVLIQESRIDKGYIPNRQLKLVLAWCEIHRDELMQNWELSRQDKPLNCINPLI; from the coding sequence ATGCATGAGATAAGTTTGTTTTATGGTATACGAATAACGATGAATTGGAACGAGCATAATCAACTCCATTTTCATGTGTCCTATGCAGATTATAAAGCTACTGTATTGATACAGGAAAGTAGAATAGATAAGGGATACATACCTAATAGGCAATTAAAACTTGTACTTGCTTGGTGCGAGATCCATAGAGATGAGCTTATGCAGAATTGGGAATTGTCTAGACAAGACAAACCTCTTAACTGTATAAATCCACTTATTTAG
- a CDS encoding LexA family protein — MIVKKQNDINSANIAIIRVNGDDATCKKIIKHKDCINLVSLNPKYDPIYYDRNDIVNKPIHIFTQQKESFLIKLS, encoded by the coding sequence GTGATAGTCAAAAAACAAAATGATATCAATTCAGCCAATATAGCTATAATCCGCGTTAATGGCGATGATGCTACATGTAAAAAAATAATAAAACACAAGGACTGTATAAACCTTGTGTCTCTAAATCCAAAATATGACCCTATTTACTATGATAGAAATGACATTGTAAACAAACCTATCCACATATTTACGCAACAAAAAGAAAGCTTTTTGATAAAGCTTTCTTAA
- a CDS encoding DUF3644 domain-containing protein: protein MKEKLIEKSREAFTIVNYMYYCYSKPAYKTEAVCILLCNAWELMLKSYLISRDGPEGIFYKDKQNKGRTISLNECVKKVFTNKNDMLRKYLEQIIRYRNSIVHYVNDKIDSSLMSKIEHCIVNFAVKMHEFHGIDICNCIIDKHIKDGMMKSVNSTYIYSKKNLFKEINNELEKLEIKFRIDNRTFGLIDKMYKIKENKDFCDVNNIDNTPSYKYSMKCVNFIVELIQKNPDNIKKMS from the coding sequence ATGAAGGAAAAATTGATCGAAAAGTCTAGAGAGGCTTTTACAATAGTTAATTATATGTATTATTGTTATAGTAAACCTGCTTATAAAACTGAGGCAGTATGTATTTTATTATGTAATGCTTGGGAATTAATGCTAAAGAGCTATTTAATTAGTAGAGATGGGCCTGAAGGTATATTTTATAAGGATAAACAAAATAAGGGCAGGACTATTAGTTTAAATGAATGTGTGAAAAAAGTATTCACGAATAAAAATGATATGCTACGTAAGTATTTGGAGCAAATAATTAGATACCGAAACTCAATTGTACATTATGTTAATGATAAAATTGACTCAAGTCTGATGAGTAAGATAGAGCATTGTATAGTAAATTTTGCAGTAAAAATGCATGAGTTTCATGGGATTGATATATGCAATTGTATAATTGATAAACATATCAAAGACGGAATGATGAAGAGTGTCAATAGTACATATATTTATAGCAAAAAGAATTTATTTAAGGAAATAAATAATGAATTAGAAAAATTGGAAATCAAGTTTAGAATTGATAACCGTACATTTGGATTAATCGATAAAATGTATAAAATTAAGGAAAATAAAGATTTTTGTGATGTGAATAATATTGACAATACTCCATCTTACAAGTATTCAATGAAGTGTGTAAATTTTATTGTAGAATTAATACAAAAAAATCCTGATAATATTAAAAAAATGAGCTAA
- a CDS encoding NgoBV family restriction endonuclease — protein sequence MITNIEELFRITQDRLEGQHGTITINFANRSHVYSGNDVIGNCLQEWLPNWFEHLGVDIKPGDNTQSFPDFVANFENVSYDIEVKAWNYNNSPAFDIANFSSFLATTYESPGKLDASYFILGYRPMNDGFSQGFVVEKVYLKHIWQITSPSTKYTLDLQVKRSRPYTIRPFNFSCN from the coding sequence ATGATTACTAATATTGAAGAACTATTTCGAATAACTCAAGATAGGCTCGAAGGGCAACACGGAACTATAACAATTAATTTTGCAAATAGAAGCCATGTATATTCAGGAAATGATGTTATAGGTAATTGCCTGCAGGAATGGTTACCTAATTGGTTTGAACATTTAGGTGTTGATATTAAACCAGGTGATAACACTCAGTCATTTCCAGATTTCGTAGCTAACTTTGAAAATGTTAGCTATGATATCGAGGTTAAGGCGTGGAATTATAATAATTCACCAGCTTTTGATATAGCAAACTTCTCAAGTTTTTTAGCTACAACTTACGAAAGCCCAGGTAAATTAGATGCTTCCTATTTCATCTTAGGATATAGACCTATGAATGATGGTTTCTCACAAGGATTTGTCGTTGAAAAAGTATATCTTAAACACATATGGCAAATCACATCTCCTTCAACAAAATATACACTTGATCTGCAAGTAAAACGTAGCCGACCATATACTATACGTCCATTTAACTTCTCATGTAATTAA
- the rlmD gene encoding 23S rRNA (uracil(1939)-C(5))-methyltransferase RlmD produces the protein MKKGEIFELDIIGFDFKGEGYGEIDGERYFVKGAIPYEKLKVRFVKSKGGRKICKRVGILNKSHIEISPSCDKFGECGGCTYLNISYEDQIKLKEEALRDLLNEINYDSFLGILKSPKEFEYRNKMEFSFGDEFRGGPLELGLHKKGNPFGVVPTYNCKLISEDFRKIMRSTVEYFREIGAEPYKLKTHKGYLRNLVLREGKEEILLSIVTSSQNDMDFREFKDRILSLNLKKSIGGIVHIVSDSLSDAVNPSKIEIIYGNDFVYEEIFELKFKINTFSFFQTNTEGVKVLYNEVKNRVGNPNGTILDLYSGVGTIGQVLSKNNKVIGVEIVEDAVKMAKENAKLNNLCCEFICGDVSQVVKDIKDKISFIVVDPPRAGIGAKGVKNICKFDVENIVYVSCNPQTLRDDLKEFLNNGYKVNNIQAVDMFPNTYHVETVVLMSRVEK, from the coding sequence TTGAAAAAGGGAGAAATATTTGAATTAGATATAATTGGATTTGATTTCAAAGGAGAAGGTTATGGTGAGATTGACGGAGAAAGATATTTTGTTAAAGGAGCTATACCTTATGAAAAATTAAAAGTTAGATTTGTAAAATCAAAAGGTGGAAGAAAAATTTGTAAGAGGGTTGGGATTTTAAATAAATCCCATATAGAAATATCTCCATCTTGTGATAAATTTGGGGAATGCGGAGGATGTACATATTTAAATATTTCATATGAAGATCAAATAAAGTTAAAAGAAGAAGCTTTGAGGGATCTTTTAAATGAAATTAATTATGATAGCTTTTTGGGGATATTAAAATCTCCAAAGGAGTTTGAGTATAGAAATAAAATGGAATTTTCTTTTGGAGATGAGTTTAGAGGTGGTCCACTTGAGCTTGGTCTTCATAAAAAAGGGAATCCATTTGGAGTTGTTCCAACTTATAATTGTAAATTAATAAGTGAAGATTTCAGAAAAATAATGAGATCAACAGTTGAATATTTTAGGGAAATTGGGGCAGAACCCTATAAGCTTAAAACTCATAAGGGTTATTTAAGAAATCTTGTTTTAAGAGAAGGGAAAGAGGAGATACTTTTAAGTATTGTTACATCGAGTCAAAATGATATGGATTTTAGGGAATTTAAAGATAGAATATTAAGTCTTAATCTTAAAAAATCTATCGGAGGTATTGTGCATATTGTATCTGATTCATTGAGTGATGCTGTAAATCCAAGCAAAATAGAAATTATATACGGGAATGATTTTGTGTATGAAGAAATATTTGAACTCAAGTTTAAAATTAATACTTTTTCATTTTTTCAAACAAACACAGAAGGTGTTAAGGTTTTATATAATGAGGTAAAAAATAGAGTAGGTAATCCAAATGGAACAATTCTTGATTTATATTCAGGAGTTGGTACTATCGGACAAGTATTGAGTAAAAATAATAAGGTTATAGGGGTAGAAATTGTTGAAGATGCTGTAAAAATGGCAAAAGAGAATGCAAAACTAAATAATTTATGTTGTGAGTTTATATGTGGAGATGTTTCACAGGTTGTTAAAGATATAAAAGATAAAATTTCATTTATTGTTGTTGATCCACCTAGAGCAGGAATTGGAGCAAAGGGTGTGAAAAATATTTGTAAATTTGATGTTGAAAATATAGTATACGTTTCATGCAATCCTCAAACTTTACGTGATGACCTAAAGGAATTTTTAAATAATGGGTATAAAGTAAATAATATTCAAGCTGTAGACATGTTTCCTAATACTTATCATGTCGAGACGGTAGTATTGATGTCAAGGGTTGAGAAGTAA
- a CDS encoding iron-containing alcohol dehydrogenase has product MNLIMDKSMKSQEIFNSYKNFLESIDMSDRIVMIITYDFDEKDSVLNDLIIKLKSSNARIHNFKIKGGDQSNQSIKGIFNIVDFMEKYEIDTLIGIGEDFLSDLIKAITVFYNNRNIDSLHKLEENKMFLKYGRLKESIFIPTTGGGSESHRYFKLIDSDSSQVTIFGDQMCKIDKIVLDAKIATASSLDYTMYYMFSVIANLVDIILNDRVDKEHKEFASNILRDAETILENGEKFGDSLLFRETVLKCSISVSKLIDEFGYGILYFYGNLIESVFSIPRHTIDALGIEFFINEIRKRYSIMHLYSYINIDLNLFLKYKNNYGAMNNLNEYKVDLDMFDKVKNLALNFIYQNKIIDKYAYLNFNAKMNEELFEHYLNGVNL; this is encoded by the coding sequence ATGAATTTAATTATGGATAAATCTATGAAATCTCAAGAAATATTTAATAGCTATAAAAATTTTTTAGAGAGTATAGATATGTCAGATAGAATTGTTATGATTATCACATATGACTTTGATGAAAAAGATTCTGTACTTAATGATCTAATAATTAAGCTTAAATCTTCTAATGCAAGAATACACAATTTTAAAATCAAAGGAGGAGATCAATCAAATCAATCTATAAAAGGTATATTTAACATTGTTGATTTTATGGAAAAATATGAAATTGATACTTTAATTGGTATTGGTGAGGATTTTTTGTCTGATCTTATAAAAGCTATCACAGTTTTTTATAACAATAGAAATATAGATAGTTTACATAAGCTTGAAGAAAACAAAATGTTTTTAAAATATGGAAGACTTAAAGAGAGTATTTTTATTCCTACAACAGGAGGAGGAAGTGAAAGTCATAGATATTTTAAATTAATAGATAGTGATTCTTCTCAAGTTACGATATTTGGAGATCAGATGTGTAAGATAGATAAGATAGTTTTGGATGCAAAGATTGCAACGGCTTCTTCTCTAGATTATACAATGTACTATATGTTTTCGGTAATTGCGAATTTAGTAGATATTATTTTAAATGATAGGGTAGATAAGGAACATAAAGAGTTCGCTAGCAATATTTTAAGAGATGCGGAAACAATTTTGGAAAATGGGGAAAAGTTTGGGGATAGTTTATTATTTCGAGAAACTGTATTGAAATGTAGTATTTCTGTATCTAAACTTATAGATGAATTTGGATATGGTATTTTATATTTTTATGGTAATTTAATTGAAAGTGTGTTTTCTATTCCAAGACACACAATAGATGCTCTCGGGATTGAATTTTTTATAAACGAGATAAGAAAGAGGTATTCTATAATGCATCTATATTCTTATATTAATATAGATTTAAATTTGTTTTTAAAGTATAAAAATAACTATGGAGCAATGAATAATCTAAATGAGTATAAGGTGGATTTAGATATGTTTGATAAAGTTAAGAATCTTGCACTTAATTTTATCTACCAAAATAAGATAATCGATAAATATGCTTATTTAAATTTTAATGCAAAGATGAATGAAGAGCTATTCGAGCATTATTTAAATGGTGTAAATTTATAA
- the ppaX gene encoding pyrophosphatase PpaX → MIKAVLFDLDGTLINTNELIIESFEHTFEILKNEYPDRNEIISWFGEPLFVTMSKFFDNVDEAVDVYRKFNLKYHDERISIYDNTQKMLGELNKRGCKAGIVTSKNKSTALRALELLEIKDYFNVIVTSDDVKNHKPHKEPVLSACNSLSVSPEEALMVGDSIYDIISGRDAGSKTCGVLYSFMKDKILEMNADYYIENLIEILDII, encoded by the coding sequence ATGATAAAAGCAGTTTTATTTGATCTGGATGGAACGCTGATTAATACAAATGAGTTAATTATAGAATCATTTGAACATACTTTCGAGATTTTAAAAAATGAATACCCTGATAGAAATGAAATTATTTCATGGTTTGGAGAGCCTTTGTTTGTGACTATGAGTAAATTCTTTGATAATGTTGATGAAGCCGTGGATGTTTATAGAAAATTTAATCTTAAATATCATGATGAAAGAATTTCTATATATGATAATACACAAAAGATGCTTGGAGAATTAAATAAAAGAGGATGCAAAGCTGGTATTGTAACCTCTAAAAATAAGAGCACGGCTCTTAGGGCACTTGAACTTTTGGAAATTAAGGATTATTTTAATGTTATTGTTACAAGTGATGATGTTAAAAATCATAAACCTCATAAGGAACCAGTTTTAAGTGCTTGTAATAGTTTATCTGTATCCCCTGAAGAGGCACTTATGGTTGGAGATTCAATTTATGATATTATAAGTGGGCGTGATGCTGGAAGTAAAACTTGTGGTGTTTTATATAGTTTCATGAAGGATAAAATACTCGAGATGAATGCGGATTACTATATAGAAAATTTAATTGAAATTTTGGATATTATATAA
- a CDS encoding methyl-accepting chemotaxis protein: protein MIIMIICSVFIFLKIMIGTSDKIFINYYKDILQSLNYDLDINTYKRFIENPTKASLEYNSLFEYLNSYSTTLDIKNIYISTINEETNTEFLLIHGSDKSASIGDTISSNLGNNAFKLKEVKCARVNNNNPNYSFYSPILNDFGNPIGLIAFKIPVSTLSNLNSLKFIDNILLIILSTILFIILYIYISTIMLWNIFKPIYIIKNQVISLSNKILSINRNISFPTYEFNKIQQLLTKSIDIIKKFILNLIIYLEYVKFSIAKTKVKSIEITHKIKSTISNITSVSKSTEDINSKVYILKNDIKHFSDNILEIKDEIKETLSSNVLATNMCQNNNNLLNIFLMEISTLIKKFKVEQIECKKLKFLSDKINKILSNILNITNETKLLSLNASIVAISAGEHGKSFGVIAKEIGELSQNIIKSTSYIQKTLIKISDTINALNQESIEIFESFKIHSENSKAFISNLSEMYTSIKNITNFLKNISYSTDKISNKNNLLIESITSLSSNSSYNLNSVKQIENLITKINDNTLTFKNSFDSLSDNINQIKSELNKFKL from the coding sequence ATGATAATTATGATTATATGTTCGGTATTCATATTCTTAAAAATCATGATAGGAACATCAGATAAGATATTTATAAATTATTATAAAGATATCCTCCAATCACTCAACTATGATTTGGATATAAATACATATAAAAGATTTATAGAAAATCCTACCAAAGCATCATTAGAATACAACAGTCTCTTTGAATACCTAAATAGTTATTCAACTACATTGGATATAAAAAATATTTATATCTCAACAATAAATGAAGAAACAAACACAGAATTTCTTCTCATTCATGGTTCGGACAAATCCGCATCAATTGGAGATACTATATCATCAAATTTAGGAAATAACGCTTTTAAATTAAAAGAAGTCAAATGTGCAAGAGTTAACAATAATAACCCAAATTATAGTTTTTACTCACCTATATTAAATGATTTTGGTAACCCCATAGGATTGATTGCGTTTAAAATACCAGTATCTACATTAAGTAATCTTAATTCACTTAAATTTATTGATAATATACTTTTAATAATTTTATCTACTATACTTTTCATAATTCTTTACATTTATATATCGACTATAATGCTTTGGAATATATTTAAGCCTATTTACATTATCAAAAATCAAGTTATAAGTTTATCGAATAAAATTCTATCAATAAATAGAAATATTTCATTTCCAACGTATGAATTTAACAAAATACAACAATTACTAACCAAAAGTATTGATATCATCAAAAAATTTATATTAAACCTTATAATTTATCTTGAATATGTAAAATTTTCTATTGCCAAAACAAAGGTAAAATCAATTGAAATTACTCATAAAATAAAATCAACAATTTCAAATATAACAAGTGTTTCTAAATCAACGGAAGATATTAATTCAAAAGTCTATATCTTAAAAAATGATATCAAACATTTTTCTGATAATATTCTTGAAATTAAAGATGAAATTAAGGAAACTCTGAGCTCAAATGTACTAGCAACAAATATGTGCCAAAACAACAACAATCTACTTAATATATTCCTTATGGAAATTTCAACACTCATTAAAAAGTTTAAAGTAGAACAAATTGAATGCAAAAAATTAAAGTTCTTATCAGATAAAATTAACAAAATATTATCTAACATATTAAACATAACTAACGAAACAAAACTACTTTCTTTAAACGCTTCAATCGTTGCAATATCTGCAGGAGAACACGGTAAAAGTTTTGGTGTAATTGCAAAAGAAATTGGAGAATTATCACAAAATATCATAAAATCAACTAGCTATATACAAAAAACATTAATAAAAATCAGTGACACCATAAATGCGTTAAATCAAGAATCAATAGAAATTTTTGAGTCATTCAAAATTCATTCTGAAAATTCAAAAGCATTTATCTCAAATTTATCTGAAATGTATACTTCAATAAAAAACATTACTAACTTCTTAAAAAACATATCATATTCTACAGATAAAATTAGCAACAAAAATAACCTGCTTATAGAAAGTATTACAAGCTTAAGTTCAAACTCATCGTACAATTTAAATTCTGTAAAACAAATAGAAAATTTAATTACAAAGATAAATGACAACACACTGACTTTCAAAAATAGTTTTGATTCTTTAAGTGATAATATAAACCAAATAAAATCTGAACTCAATAAATTCAAATTATAA
- a CDS encoding methyl-accepting chemotaxis protein has translation MQSIKNFKKYVGALFVHIITIDKSGREVMLIDSSEEELYLPPGYILRDKPYEIVSKTFKQGNFIGAQYINNSWGEYLSFYYPLKNSNTGKVIGIIGMDLDLKYFNEIQEITKNKIESFIIKFSTSLYLLALLTLIVFIFKFSSPIKNIEIFLDKISQGNLSEKLEYYNETNEFSSIQNIFIYMIENTKKILKSVISTSKEIHSTFIDIESKKTDIVSKISNINELTSTISKSNEKILLNTNNVKNEIFSFNSSISKMIKEIFDTKEISENTKKIYKCNSEKIESFILEIEPLIEKFENFRAKTIILNELSSEIKQILKEIHDIATQTKLLSLNASIVAASAGEHGDGFAVVSQEIGDLSYKSSQSVSTIQDTLATIIKIISFMNTDTITTSAILKEQAIKSSIFSKNISSINKLIEKMSLSFESISEKSTILSDKNDLMLSSIKYINDNSKSNNFLLKSISKSTKQLSDISEYFKIEFKKINKYIKNIRDSYKVFKIKKEEE, from the coding sequence GTGCAATCAATAAAAAATTTCAAAAAATATGTTGGTGCTCTATTTGTTCATATAATAACGATTGATAAATCAGGTAGAGAAGTTATGCTTATTGATTCAAGTGAAGAAGAGCTATATCTTCCTCCCGGATATATCCTTAGAGATAAACCATATGAAATTGTTAGTAAGACTTTTAAACAGGGAAATTTTATAGGCGCTCAATACATAAACAACTCTTGGGGTGAGTATCTCTCATTTTATTATCCATTAAAAAATAGCAATACAGGGAAAGTTATTGGAATTATAGGCATGGACTTGGATCTCAAATATTTTAACGAAATTCAGGAAATAACTAAAAATAAAATTGAATCATTTATAATTAAATTTTCAACTTCATTATACTTATTAGCACTCTTGACTTTAATAGTCTTTATATTTAAGTTTTCTTCTCCTATAAAAAATATTGAGATATTTTTAGATAAAATATCCCAAGGAAATTTATCTGAAAAATTAGAATATTACAATGAAACAAATGAATTTTCATCAATACAAAATATTTTTATATACATGATTGAAAATACTAAAAAGATTTTAAAATCCGTAATATCAACATCAAAAGAAATTCATTCAACTTTCATAGATATAGAATCAAAAAAAACAGACATTGTATCCAAAATTTCAAATATCAACGAATTAACTTCTACAATTTCTAAATCAAATGAAAAAATACTTTTAAATACAAATAATGTTAAAAATGAAATTTTCTCTTTCAATTCTTCAATTAGTAAAATGATAAAGGAAATATTTGATACAAAAGAAATCTCTGAAAATACAAAAAAAATATATAAATGCAATTCTGAAAAAATCGAATCATTCATTTTAGAAATTGAGCCACTTATTGAGAAATTTGAAAACTTTAGAGCAAAAACTATAATATTAAACGAACTCTCAAGCGAAATAAAACAGATATTAAAAGAGATTCATGATATTGCAACACAAACTAAACTCCTCTCATTAAATGCATCAATCGTTGCAGCATCAGCCGGAGAACATGGCGATGGATTCGCTGTTGTATCACAAGAAATAGGTGATTTATCTTATAAAAGTAGCCAATCAGTATCAACAATACAAGACACTTTAGCTACTATAATTAAAATAATATCATTCATGAATACAGATACAATAACAACTTCAGCAATTCTCAAAGAACAGGCTATAAAATCATCAATATTCTCTAAAAATATTTCATCAATAAATAAGTTAATAGAGAAGATGTCATTATCATTTGAAAGTATCTCCGAGAAATCAACTATACTTTCAGATAAAAATGATTTAATGCTATCGTCAATAAAATATATAAATGACAATTCAAAATCTAATAACTTTTTATTAAAATCAATATCTAAATCAACTAAACAACTTTCAGATATATCAGAGTACTTCAAAATAGAATTTAAAAAGATTAATAAATATATAAAAAATATCCGAGATTCATATAAAGTATTTAAAATCAAAAAAGAAGAAGAGTAG
- a CDS encoding sodium ion-translocating decarboxylase subunit beta — protein MNINFLDMIYNLYSVSGIKFLIENPSNLIMILISLVFMYLAIFKKYEPYLLLPIAFGMFLVNFPVPVGEGLMDEGGLLYILYQGVKLGIFPPLIFMAIGASIDFAPLIASPKNFLLGAASQIGIFVAFLIAMYLGFSVNESASIGIIGGADGPTAIYLTSKLAPHQLGSIAIAAYSYMALIPVIQPPIIKLLTSKKERRIKMVQLREVSKTEKIIFPIIVTALTALIIPSSITLVGMLMFGNLIKESGVVPQLVENIKNALLYVVTVFIGITVGATATAQSFLQFSTIKIIILGLIAFVFGTAFGVIFGKIMCVFTKGKVNPMIGAAGVSAVPMAARVVHKIGVEEDPSNFLLMHAMGPNVAGVIGSAVAAGVLLSIFA, from the coding sequence TTGAATATTAATTTTTTAGATATGATATATAATCTTTATAGTGTTTCGGGAATTAAATTTTTAATAGAGAATCCTAGTAATTTGATAATGATATTGATTTCGTTGGTGTTTATGTATCTTGCTATATTTAAAAAGTATGAGCCATATCTTCTTCTACCTATTGCTTTTGGTATGTTTTTAGTCAATTTTCCGGTTCCTGTTGGAGAGGGTCTTATGGATGAAGGTGGGCTTTTATATATTTTATATCAGGGAGTTAAACTTGGAATATTTCCTCCACTAATTTTTATGGCTATTGGAGCATCAATTGACTTTGCTCCATTAATAGCAAGTCCGAAGAATTTTTTACTTGGAGCTGCATCACAAATAGGAATTTTTGTTGCATTTCTAATTGCTATGTATTTAGGATTTAGTGTAAATGAATCAGCATCTATTGGAATTATAGGAGGAGCTGATGGACCTACTGCAATATATTTAACAAGTAAACTTGCACCGCATCAATTAGGATCAATTGCGATTGCAGCATACTCTTATATGGCACTTATACCTGTTATTCAACCCCCTATAATAAAACTTCTTACGAGTAAAAAAGAACGTAGGATAAAGATGGTTCAATTAAGAGAAGTTTCAAAAACCGAAAAAATAATATTTCCTATTATTGTAACGGCATTGACAGCATTAATTATACCTAGTTCTATAACATTAGTTGGTATGCTGATGTTTGGGAATTTGATAAAAGAGAGTGGAGTTGTTCCTCAATTAGTTGAGAACATTAAAAATGCACTTTTATATGTAGTTACGGTATTTATTGGTATAACGGTTGGAGCTACTGCAACAGCCCAAAGTTTTTTACAGTTTAGTACGATTAAGATAATAATTTTAGGGCTTATAGCTTTTGTATTTGGTACGGCATTTGGAGTTATATTTGGGAAAATAATGTGTGTATTTACAAAAGGTAAGGTTAATCCTATGATTGGAGCTGCTGGAGTTAGTGCTGTTCCAATGGCTGCTAGGGTTGTTCATAAAATAGGAGTGGAAGAAGACCCGTCAAATTTTCTGCTTATGCATGCAATGGGACCAAATGTTGCTGGAGTTATAGGATCAGCTGTTGCAGCTGGCGTGCTTTTATCTATATTTGCATAG
- a CDS encoding biotin/lipoyl-containing protein gives MKVYRIKVNGKAYEVEVELVENKEGNLTETSRRDDIVSNAIKSDKIEGNGEIVKAPMQGSILSIKVSKGNRVSKGDVLLILEAMKMENEILSPVSGVVSDIFVSEGKNVNNQDVLLVIS, from the coding sequence ATGAAAGTTTATAGAATAAAAGTTAATGGTAAGGCTTATGAAGTAGAGGTTGAGCTTGTTGAAAATAAGGAAGGAAATTTAACAGAAACATCAAGGAGAGATGATATTGTTTCAAATGCCATAAAAAGTGATAAGATTGAAGGAAATGGTGAAATTGTGAAAGCACCTATGCAAGGAAGTATTTTATCAATAAAAGTTTCTAAAGGTAATAGAGTTTCAAAGGGAGATGTATTATTGATTCTTGAAGCTATGAAAATGGAAAATGAAATACTTTCTCCAGTTTCAGGTGTAGTTAGTGATATATTTGTATCTGAAGGTAAAAATGTAAATAATCAAGATGTGTTGCTAGTTATAAGTTAG
- a CDS encoding OadG family protein, with translation MDIGIKDAVILSIFCILIVFIVLMVISLGVNLVKIFLYSNNKISDKEKYVREVKKHIEDNHKIRFEDIDDENMLIAAFVASIDLVDEKNNKRVRIKSIKRL, from the coding sequence ATGGATATTGGTATTAAAGATGCAGTAATACTTTCGATATTTTGTATATTAATAGTTTTTATTGTTTTGATGGTTATTTCATTAGGAGTAAATTTAGTTAAGATTTTTTTGTATAGTAATAATAAAATCAGTGACAAGGAAAAATATGTGCGTGAAGTAAAAAAACATATAGAAGATAACCATAAAATTAGATTTGAAGATATAGATGATGAAAATATGTTAATTGCAGCTTTTGTTGCATCCATTGATTTAGTTGATGAAAAAAATAATAAGAGAGTCAGAATTAAGAGCATTAAAAGGTTGTAG